In Nostoc edaphicum CCNP1411, the sequence AGTCTCGGAAACCTAACCCCTCTAGCCCCCCTTCCCTACAAGGGAATGGGGGTTTCAAAGCCTCTCTCCGAAACGGAGAGAGGTTTGGAGAGGGGTTTCTAGTATACTTTGCGACTTTTCAAACAACCTCTTAAACCCGGTTATTCAGACGCGACGCTCGAATACTCGCTACCGCTGCGCTATCGATGACTCGCTAACGCTGCGCTATCCGCCAGTCATACAGAATACCCAACTGAATTCTGACTCCTGACTCCTGAATTATGTTCGATAAATTACAGCAATTTCAGGTAATTAAACCATAGTGTAGGGACGCAGATATATCTCTCTACAGCAGATTGTGGTTCAAATAGATGAAAAAGTTTATAAATCGCAATTTAACAAATCATAAAAAATCATATATGGCGGTTTGATTTTGGATGCAATATGTTGTATTGACGTACAGTTGTGTGCGTTCTTAAGAAGAACATAACAGATTACTACAACTTTGGAAACCAAAGCAACGCATTGCCTCTTGTATCTCATCAAATTAAAAACAGCTATCTTCTGTTCTCAAAATTGGGACTTGTGTTGATGTATTAATGAGAAAAACAGGACAAGTTTTGGAGTCTGGAGCAATTCTTCAATGCAGAGACGCAAATTAAGGAGATGCAATGTCAAATTTTGATCTGGTTATTCAGCTATTTCTGCAACTCACAGTTATTTTAGTCACTTGTCGCATTGTTACGATTTTAGGACGCCGCTATCTTGGTCAAACCGATGTTGTTTGCGAAATGATTGCGGGTGTAATGCTAGGACCATCTCTTTTAGGATTGATTGCACCAGATTTTCAGCAATGGCTATTTCCTAAGCTTCCAATCATCACAGCTTTAGGAGACAAAATACCCAATCCATCAATGTCGATTTTATATGCTATCAGCCAAATTGGGTTGGCAATTTATATGTTTTTGATTGGTTTAGAGTTTAACACCAAACTCTTAAAACATCATATCAAAAGTGCAAGCTTGCTATCTGCTGCCGGAATTATTACTCCTTTTATTTTAGGAGCGATCGCATCTTTTTGGTTTTATCACAATGGTAATTTCTTTCAACCAAAAGTCACGCCTTGGTCAGCCGCATTGTATCTAGGTGCGTCGATGACAATTACGGCTTTTCCGATGTTAGCTCGTATTCTTTACGAACGCGGTCTTGCACAAACCCGCTTTGGGACTTTGGCTTTAGGTGCAGCATCAGTAGATGATGCAGTTGCTTGGTGTTTACTAGCGATCGTCCTTGCTAGCGTGAAAAATTCTCTGAGCATTGCCATATTAGCAATTGGTGGTGGTATTTGCTACGTGCTATTTGCGATTTTTATCGGACAACCTCTACTGAGAGCATTCACACGCATGACAAAACGTGATGCAGGTGTGAACAGACAAACCTTGACCTTGATGTTGATAATTTTAATGTTTTGTGCATGGTTTACCGATGTCACAGGCATCTATGCAATATTTGGTGCTTTTGTCCTCGGAGCAGTGACACCACGCGGAGAATTTGCCCAACAAATTCGCCAATATACAGAGTTTATAACTACTTCTTTTCTGTTACCGATATTTTTTGTCTTCTCTGGATTAAACACTCAAATTGGACTGGTAAATACACCGACTTTGTGGGGAATTACGTTCTTAATTATTGCGATCGCAATTCTCGGTAAAGGTATTGCTTGCATGTTGGCTGCAAAATTGGCTGGCGAAAATTGGCGGGAATCAGCAACTATCGGCGCTCTGATGAATGCTCGTGGTTTGATGGAGTTAATCATCCTCAATATTGGTCTGGAGCAAGGTATAATTACTCCAACTTTATTCACAATTATGGTTATTATGGCAGTCATTACTACCCTGATGGCATCACCACTGGTTGCCTTTTTGTTGCATAATACAATTTATGATAATTCTTCCGCCTAAGCAAATTCAAATATAAAATTAATTACCTAGCAATTGGGTAATAATATCCACTTTGAGTCTGGTTATAAGCGCTAACTTGTTTATAGCTGCGTTTAAGCACTCCTACAAACCGAATACCTATAGGAATCAAATCTGATTCGGATAACTTATTTGCATAGGTAGAGAAATCTTAACTCTTAACAGGGAATAGCTGTGTGCTGAATTTTTCTCCGCAATCAAATATGAATCCTATATTACCTATTTTTTTGATATCGGTAATTCGTAATTTCTTCGAGATTTAGCTCTTAAAATCATCAAAATTCATGTTTCATGCCTGCTAATGCATCGTAACAGCAATTGACATAACAACAAAGCACAAATTACTCTTGGTTTGATCTAACAAACTTGACATTTTTCTGTCTTTTAAAGAATCATCTGATAGAAACCAGATAATTAATTGTGAGGAAACCATGCACATAGTTATTCTCGTTCTGGTTGAGGTGCTGATTGTTATTGGACTTTCAAGGCTAGTAGGATTAGCATTCCGTTCTATTAAGCAACCGCTGGTAATTGGTGAGATTGTCGCCGGAATTATGCTCGGCCCATCTTTATTTGGTTTAATTGCTCCCCATCTAGCAGTTACCTTGTTTCCACCAGAAACTTTTCCTTTTCTAAATGTTTTGTCTCAGGTGGGACTAATATTTTTCATGTTTCTGATTGGGCTAGAACTAAATCCTAAATACCTCAATAGTCAGCTAGAAGTAGCTGTTTTGACTTCTCATGTGAGTATTTTGGTGCCGTTTTCTCTAGGAACATTGCTAGCGGTAGTACTTTATCCTCTAGTTTCCAATGCAAGCGTATCCTTTACCGCCTTCGCCTTGTTTTTGGGGGCGGCGATGTCAATTACTGCCTTTCCAGTGTTGGCGCGAATCATTACTGAAAACAATTTACAAGGAACGCGTTTAGGAACCTTGGCGTTAACTTGTGCAGCGGTGGATGATGTGACAGCTTGGTGTCTTTTGGCAGTAGCGATCGCAGTTGCTCGAACTGGTGACTTTGCTGGTGCCATACCCACAATTATCGCCAGCATAATTTACATCGGCTTGATGTTGACGCTGGGACGTTGGTTTCTCCAGGGTCTTGTCAAACACTACCTTCGTGCAGGACGCCTCAGCCAATTGCTGCTAGCTGGGATTTATATGGGCGTGGTTGCGTCGGCACTCATCACCGAACTAATTGGTATTCACTTAATTTTTGGGGCATTTTTACTGGGAGCAGCCATGCCCAAAAATGAAGATTTAGTGCGGGAATTGGCAGTAAAAACCGAAGATTTTGTCCTGATATTCTTGCTGCCAATATTTTTTGCCTACAGTGGCTTACGGACGCAGATTGGCTTGCTCAACCGTCCAGAATTGTGGTTTTTGTGTGCGTTGGTTTTAGGAGTGGCGATCGCAGGCAAATATTTTGGCACTTATGTAGCGGCTCGTGTCAGTGGTATTAGTAAACGCGAAGCCTCGGCACTTGGTTGGTTAATGAATACTCGCGGCTTAACCGAACTAATAGTGCTAAACATTGGTCTAGAGTTAGGGGTAATTTCCCCCTTAATATTTACCATGCTGGTAATTATGGCATTGGTAACTACATTCATGACTTCGCCACTGCTGGAATGGACATACCCGAAGAAGCTGATCAGGTTAGATGTCATGGAACCGGAGTTGGAAGCAGAAACAGACGATACAGATACAGATGACACTGCTGAAAGTGTGACTTACCTTCGCCCCTACCGAATTTTAGTGCCAGTAGCTAATCCGAGTACCCAAAAAGGGTTGGTACAGTTGGCAGTAAGTATCGCTCTCAACTACCGACATCCCGCCATTGTTAACCCTCTTAGTCTGATTGAATTTGAAGAAGATTATGCCTTTGAAAGTACCCCACTTGAAGTAGACCGATTAATCGCCCAACGCCGCCACCAGCTAGAAGAATTGATTAATACTCTCGAACCGCTAGAGACACGCTCTTATGTGCACCCCATCGTTCGCACATCTAGCAATGTCGCACGGGAAACATCACAGATTGCCGCACTAGACCAAGTTGATTTAATTCTAGTGGGATGGCATCGTCCAGCTTTTAGTAGCAATCGCTTAGGTGGAAAAGTCGGTCAAATTCTCACCACTGCACCAGTTGATGTGGCAGTATTTGTAGACCGGGGAAGCGATCGCTTAGAAAGTTTGTTAGTGCCTTATTCTGCAAATATCCATGATGATTTGGCACTGATACTTGCGCTCAGACTGCTCATCAATCATGAAACTTGTATGTTGCAGGTTTTACACGTTTTACCCGAAAATCGTCTCAAGGATGAATTGAGTTACGAGCTAGACATGATGATTGAGCAATTACCGAGCAGTGTACGCGATCGCATTGAAATCAAAATTGTCCAGTCCCCAGAGCCAATCCAAGCCTTAATCGAAGCCTCAAAAAGTGTAGACCTGACAATTGCTGGCACCAGCCGCACTTGGGGTATTGAGCGTCAAACCTTGGGAAGATATACAGATCAACTAGCTATCCAATGCCGTTCCTCTCTGCTAATTACCCGCCGCTACAGTCAAGTCACCGCTCATCTAACTTCCATGCTTCCTGAAATTAGTAATCAAGAGGAGCCAGCGCTGTGGTAACCCAGTCGGCACAAGAGAGGGCTTGAAAAGAGGCAGAGGGGATAAACTCTTCTCCCTTGCTCCCCTGCTCTCCTGCTTCTTCCCCATTCCCCAGTTCAACACATGAATCATTTCAACTTCAAATCTTTAGCTTTTTACGGAGTAGCAATAAGTTCGGTGCTACTGTTGTTTAAAACTGTCAGCGTTTATGGGGAAAAAAATCTCAAGGCTCCTCCTCCAGTTAACGGCAGATATCGTCTAACGCTGGCTGAAAATTTGCCGAACTGTGAAAAATCGGATACCCTGACGTTAAACATTCAACAGTCGGGTATTTACTTAAATGCCTCTGTATTACCGGCAAACGCTAACGCCGATACTGACGAAAAGCACTCTCTGGCAGGCATCTTTAGAAATCAACAGTTAAATTTATCTGGGAAAGTTGGCAAATCAATCCTTTGTAATATTCCTCGCCCCCAAAATGATCCTCTAAACTCAGTCACAATTCAAATGCAACTTGTGGAAAAAGGTAGCATAACAGGTCAATTAACCATAGATGGCATCCCACAAACTCTAACATTTACCGCTATGCCCCAAAAAGCTGAGGAAAAATCTGATAAGTTAAACAGCCATTGAACTGGAGAATGGGGGCTGGGGATAGTAATCGTAAGCGCGAAGTAAACAGCAATGTGAGCGCATTGTATGGGTTTTATGGAGCAAATAAAAAGAATGGATCAGGGACTAAAGACTAGGCAATTTTGCCAATGGCGCAAGCAGCTATTTAGCATCAGTCTATTAGGCTTTTGTGCAGCGATCGCCCTTGAAACTTTCACTACTGCTGCTACACCACTGGCAAAGCTAAATAAATGGCGTTTTTCTACCAAAACACAGCAACTCGAAATCACCCTCTCAGCAGGCACAACTCCCCGTTATTTCTACTTAGCCCAGCCTCCTCGCCTTGTTGTAGATTTACCAAATACTAAGTTGGGCAACGTTACCACACAACAAAATTATTCTGGATCAATCAAAAGCATTCGCGTTTCTCAATTGAATGAGAACGACACGCGCATTGTCTTAGATTTAGCACCAGGCACAGCTTTTAATCCCAAACAAGTAAAACTACAACCCGTTTCCCCAAAAAACTCCACTCGCTGGGTATTACGTCCAGTTATTTCTGGTAAAACTGCTGTAGTCAAACCAGCAAACTCCCCACCTTCACCCAAGAAACTACCTCAACCGCCTACTAACCTACCCGTAACTACTACTAACGCACAACCACCCTTACTGACAGTACCACCTCCATCCAATGAACTGCCTTCAACAATTACTAATAACTTAGGACAGCCTTTTGTAACTGTACCTCCCCTAACTCCGAATACATCCTCTCAACAACCTGGTTTGATTCTTCCCCCTCCTTCTTTCCCAAATCAACCCGGTAATTTGAATAGCATTCCTCCTTTTGGTATGTCGGAATTTCCAGTTCCAACAGTCCCGAATGTTCCCGATGTCCAGGTGATCGAGTTTGGTCAACCCCTTCCTAAAAATAGATAGGAAGCAGTGGGAGATGAGGGGGACAAGGAAGAACCAGGGGAGCAGGGGAGCAGGGTGCAAGGGGGAGAATAAAAAATTACCTCTTTCTCCTCTGCTCTCTGCCCCTCTGCCTCTTTTCAATGCCCAATGCCCCATGCCCAATGCCAAATCTAAAATCTGTCCGTTTCTTGAGGTGTTCCAACTGCTCCTGGTTGAGCCGTGAAGAAGTTCTGAGCAGCTTCATTCTGATATATACACCTAATATCAGGTTTGTCACTGTCCAAGTTACCTGTGAAACCAAAGGTATTCAAGCGATTTTTGCAATCTCTTACCTGATCGTTAGTCACCAGCTTACGTTGCTCTAAAAGCGCCCAGTTATTTTGCCGGATTACGCATCCAGGACGCATACTGGGTTGGGCAACATAGACGTTGAAGGGGTTGAGAGTGACGAACAGTCTAGCGTCCATCACCATCGCGCTAGCTCCGTACTGCACACAAATCTCAGGGTTTGGTGCTTTGGTGTCAATGAATTCACGAGAAGCCACATTTGATGGCGCCAACGTGGTTGTAGAGCTAAAAGCAATGCCAATCCCAATTCCCAAAATCAATACCCCTCCCATAATGGCGATGGTGAAGAGGTTAAACATAGGGGATTGGAAAATAGAGGGTTTAGAAGTAGTAGCCGATCTACCAGTGGTTTTACGTCTCATTGTTGCTTAATCACCTTCACGCCTATTTGGCAGGGAGTGGTCTAAAGTTTGCTCCCTCTTTTCAGTATGCCTAGTCTTTAATGCAATTGTCTGTGATTTTCTGTGCTACGTTCACGGTAACTGAGAAAAATATGAGTTTATCTAGATAACTTAGTGGCCTTGATATCCTCCCAGCACTGTATTCAATACTTTAAATCAGTGGGAGATTCCAAATATCACTCTTTGGGCTTCCTCCCAATATTATTAATTTTACATTAGTTTAAAATAGCTAAATTTATTCTTGCCGACTTCACATAATATCTGGACAGAAGTTCAACTTTATGTCTTATTGCTTCTATCTGGAATAATTGGTGAGTATTTTTATTTATTTGATCTGATCGTTAACCAATTGTTGTTAGTTATGACCTTTGTTTTGTTTGACTTGTTAGTTAATTTTTTACTTCTTGTATTGATGGGTTATTATAGCACATTTTTGATGATTGTCAGATGAGCTTAATTCAATTTTCACTATTAAAACAGTCAGAATGCTGAGATTATCTAGCTTTTGTTGTTACTTTTCAATTTTTAGGATGAGATATTTTTGTTACCCCTAGTAATTGATGTGTAAAACAATGTAAATTAACACTTAATGAAATTTTGATAAGTAATTGAAAGCACGTGACATCTCAAAGAGCGCTACTTTCGGGCAAGAGGTTCAAAACTTCGCAACTTCAAATCTTCCTAGCTGATACTCTGACTATTTTTTGGGGAGATTGGTTAGATTTACGTGTGAGAATTGTACAAGTTGCTGCATCAGGATTAATATCTCCACTGATATATATTTTAGCTTTTGGCTTGGGTTTGGGTAGTTCTATCAAACCCGGCTCAGGGATTAGTGGTAATTATGACAACTATTTGGAATTCATATTACCGGGAATGGTGGCGCTATCATCCATGACGATTAGCTTTGGGGGAACGACATTTTCAATTTGTGGAGACAGACTATTTAGCAAAACCTTCGAGGAATTGTTGTTAACTCCTATACACCCCTTAGCGCTGCACATAGGTAAAATGCTGGCGGGAGTCGTGCGGGGGTTGATGACTTCCGGTTCAGTGATTTTGGTAGCGCTGCTGTTGACTGGAAACTGGAATTTTCTCAACCCACTATTTCTACTGTTGGTAGTGCTGAATTGTTCGGTATTTGCTGGTTTAGGTGTGATTGTGGGGTTGAGTGTGCGATCGCTCGAATCAGTTGGACTCTACAACAATTTTATAATTATCCCTATGTCATTCTTAGGAGCGACTTTCTTTGACCCTGCGACATTACCAGCTGCCCTTAAGGTTGTAGTTTACCTGTTACCGTTGACCTACGCCAGCATCGGACTGCGTGCAGCAGCTCATTTACCCTTGTCCCAGTTTCCTTGGTACAGCATACCGATTTTGCTGGTAATTGCGATCGCTCTTTCTTTGTGGGGTGGTTATAAATTCGCTCACCAACAGGATTAGAATAATTCGTAATTCGTTAAAGCCCCCATTACAAGCTGTGCTTTAACTGTTGGATTTTCTGTAAAACTTTTTCCCGATGCTGCGTCAGTTTGATCCATCGGGGTAGGCGACTGGCAAGACTGCCATTGTGCCAGCCTAATGTCTCATCTGGCAAACGTTCTCGCAACTTTGATTGCACATAACTTTCCAGGAAGTTCAAATGTGCTTCATTATACGCCCATAGCACGTGACCGCAACAAGAGGTTTGTAGCCACAAGGGCAAGCCAAAAAAATGGTCTAATATTCCATAGCTAGAATTTCTTGGAGCCATGTAATTGTTCTGCCACAATCGCAGTGCAAGTTTTCCTTTGGCAACATTTGACTGTTGTTTTGTATAGCTACAGTGCTGACAGATAATTCTTTTGATGGAACTAAGACTTGATTGCTCAGAATTCACAGTCAATATCTTGGCAATGCGATCGCATTGGGGACAACGAACTAAAATTTCTTGCTCAAAATCAGAAAGCCGTTTGCTATAGTCTCGAAATCTTATAACCATTTCATATCAAGCCTGGTACTTAGTGCCGCGTTAAGACAGCAATGAACAACGGTTTATTAGAAGTCAGGATAATTTTATGATTCACATATTGTCTAATCTGTCAACGTATCAGTTCTAATTTAGATTTTTTATAAAGATTGCGTGAAATTACTAGTTATCGTGATAAAGCATTACAAGAATTGCTTTATAAATCAACCTATGAGTAGATATCAACTCAGTGAGCAAGCACACATTAACCACTATTTATCTAGCAGATAGATAGCAGTTGAAAAGTGAGTTTTTGCTGTTTGATTTAACCCATGCGGTATAGCATTCTCTTAACCAATATGAAAAGGACACAAATATGACTACAATTGCAACCAAAATAGCCTTATCTGTTCTAGGAGCAGCAGGAATTAGTCTTTTGTCTTGGACACCAGCAAGAGCCGTCATTTTTGTAGAACCCATCGTGACGACTGTGAATGAAGACATATTCAAAACGAGAGAACCAAGAACCCTTGGGCCAAATATTCTACCAGGACAAAGAATAGAATATGGTGTCCCAGATAGAGCTAACAACTTAATAAATGGCACTGGCAATAATATAGGAAGCTTCATTTTTGACTTACAAACGCTGTTCTATACTAATGCCGATTCTAATCCATCATTTGATAATGAGCCGGTAGAGTGGGGAGATGTTGATGGAGATGGAAAGATTGGTTTCTCTAGTATTCCTGGTCTAGAGGATATCTTTACAAACGTTACCGTCGAAGGCAACATTCTTACTTATAGTGGTGGCGTAATCCCAGACGGAGGCATATTTTACAATCTATTTTCTACCAAGCCCGATTTAACCCCAGGTGGTGGAATCATTCCAGCAATACCAGAAGATCAAGAGGATAGAGATGGGCCGATCCGGGTGGGTGCTTCTTACACTGCCATTCCTGAATCAACTAATGTTTTGGGTGTACTCGTCTTTGGCGCTTTAGGACTAGCTTTCAAACTAAAGCGATCGCTACACTGTTAAAGCTGTTACTGGGGACTGGGGATTAGGGACTGGGAACTAGTGATAACTGACAATCAGCAATGCCCCATTCCCCATGCCCTCATTTTGTAATTAACTCACCATACACCGCTAGTGTTTCCTGATGGACGCGGGCAACACTAAGACGCTCTAGGTTTTTATTTGCCCGTTGTTTCCACTCGTCCAGCATCTCGGCATTACTCAGTAATTGCACTAAGACCCCAGCCAAAGCATTACTATCTTTTACTGGCACTAAAAGACCTGCTTGCCCATTATCCAAAGCTTCAGGAATCCCATCTACCTGAGTACCAACGATCGCAATTCCAGTTTCTCTCGCTTCTGAAAGTACCAGAGGGCAAGGGTCACGATGGGAAGCCAGCACAAATATGTCACAAGATATCAGATAGCGTTGAGGTTCTGGTTGGAAACCTTCAAAATGAATGCGTTCTTTTACAGAAGTTGCTTGTGCCTGTGCCTCAAATAGCTGTTTATCAGGGCCATTTCCTACCAGATAAAGATGCGCTTGGGGAAAATCTGAGGCAATTTGTTCAAAGGCGGCGATTAACTCAGCAATTCCCTTACGTTGATACATCCCAGCTACAGTCGCGATCGCTGGATGCTGTAATGGTAGAGGTTGATAATCTTGTATTTGTCGAGTGCGGGGACTGCCCAAAGTTCCGTTACATACCACCCGCAACTTGTTTTCTGGAATACCGCGCCTAAACATAGAATCTTGCACAGCCTTACTGACAGCAATTACCCTGTCAGCCAAACCCATCAGCAGACTTGCACGTTGAAATTCGTTGTGTACTGTCGAAATTAAAGCATATTTGTTTCCTTTAAAAATACGTGCTAATATCACTCCCGTCATCATGTGGGCGTGAACAATATCCGGCTGAAATTCAGCTGCGATCGCTCGGTAACGCATAACTGCTTTGATCATACTTATCGGTTTCCGGCTTTGGTCTAGTTGGTAGTGTTTGACACCAAAAATATCTAGTAAAGTCTCGTACTCACCACCAGCAGAAACAACCGCTACTTCATAACCAGATTTTGCCTGTAGACAAGCTAGATCCACAGCCACATTCACAATACCGTTACCTATTTCTTGAACGTGGTTCAAAATATGTATGATTCGCATAATCTTTAAGATGTGTATAAAAAATAAAGATAAGTAACTGAGTGTGAATCTGCATAATTATTGAGTTCTTCAGTGACAACTCAAAATTAGTCAGTAGTGCGTAAAAATGACCACTTACTACTGACTAAAAGCGTTTCTAACTAGTTACTTAGCTTAAAGACTTATTCAGTAACGGCTCGATAAATCGGGGTAAAACTCCAAAATCGTCCTTGTTAGAATTCCCCATTTCCCTCTCTTGGTCACTACTGAAATACTTTTCTGACTTTACAAAAACAGCAATTTGCCTGATGATAAAAAAGAAATAAATAGTAATAAATAATTCGTTACTACTGTTAGTATTTGTGTGAAAACCTAGTAAATATAAAGCTTCAGTCAGTTTGAGTTGACCTCATAACCTTATCTTGAAGTAACAAAATGGTAACTCCACATACTCCCCACTTTCAATTAAATTCCATAATTCCCCTCTCATATACGCATAGCCTGGTCTTCATCGATATGGCGGTTGAAGACTATCAGACTTTGGTTAACGGTGTTATCCCCCACACCGAAGTATTTGTTCTTGACTCGACACAGAACGGTGTTGGGCAAATTACGGAGATTTTGGCGACTCGCGCTGACCAAAATATTAGCAGCATTCATATTGTTTGCCACGGTGCCCCCGGTAGTTTGCAACTGGGCAACACTCACTTGGGACTCGATACCCTCAAGCACCATAGCCCGCAACTGCAACAATGGCAGAAGATATTTTCCGATTCTTCCAAAATCGATAAACCATTAGTTACATCCGCTACAACATCTGTAGCCAACTTACTCATCTATGGTTGCAACGTAGCTTCCGGTGATGTGGGGGCAGAATTTATTGCTAAACTGCACCAACTTACAGGAGCAAATATTGCTGCTTCGCGTCAGCAGATAGGCAATGCAGCATTAGGAGGTAATTGGGAACTAGAAGTACGCACCGATGAGATGGAAGTGACTCTAGCTTTTGCAGAAACGACGCGAGAAGCTTACGCAGGAATACTGGCGAAGTTCACAGTAAATGATACCGGAGATGCAGATGATGGTGATGCGAACAATGGCATTACCACACTTCGGGAAGCAATTAACTTAGCGAATGCTACTCCAGGGGATGATGTGATCACTTTTGGGGGTGTATTCACGGATAACACCCCAGATGTAATTACCCTGACCTCTGGGCAACTGACGATTACTGATGATCTTACCATCTTGGGCACTGGGTCATCTTTGCTTACCGTGAGTGGAAATAATGCTTCCAGAGTGTTCGAGATATCAGGATTAGTAACAGATGTTAGCATTGATGGTTTGGCGATCGCTAATGGTAATGATAGCGGTATTAAAACTAACAACAATACCATTCTCAGCCTAACTAACAGCACCGTTTCTGACAATACAGGAAGCGGCATTTTTAACGAAACCTATACCAACGTCAGTCTAACTAACAGCACCGTTTCTGACAATACAGGAAGCGGCATCTTTAACGGAGGCTATAGTAGCCTAAGTATATCTAACAGCAATGTTTCTGGAAATACGGGAAGCGGCATCTTTAACGAAGGAGGCACAGTCAGTCTAACTAATAGCATTGTCTCTAGCAATACTGAAAGCGGCATCTTCAACACCATCACTGGTATTCCTACGTACAGACTTAATGCTGGTAACATCAGGGTTATAAATAGCACTGTCTCAGGTAATACGAAAACTGGGATCTATAACCGAGACAGCATTCTCTGGCTTAACAATAGTACTGTCTCAAACAATACAGGAAGCGGTATTTCTAACTTATCTATCAAAGATGAGTATATCTTTTTTTCCAGTTCAGTTACCCTGACAAACAGTACTGTATTTGGGAATACAAACACTACTGAGGGCGGCGGCATCTATAACAACGACGCCCTCACCCTCATCAACACCACAATTACTAATAACACAGCTGACTCTAACGCCGATGGGACTGGCGACGGTGGCGGCGTTTTCAACGATGGTGGGACTATAACCGTTGGGAACAGCATCATTGCCGGTAACTTCGACAACTCCACCTCCAGCAACATCACGCCCGATGTGGCTGGTAGTTTTAGCGACTCTGGCAATAACCTAGTTGGTAATAATACTGGTAGTACTGGTTTGACTACCAGCACCTTAGTGGGCACCAACGCCAGCCCCATTAATCCCCAACTCAGCCCTCTACAAAATAATGGTGGTGCAACATTAACTCAAGCTTTACTTGCGGGTAGTCCCGCCATTGATGCAGGCAATAATTCCCTAGTTAGTGCCAGCACAGACCAAAGAGGCCCTGGATTTGACCGAATATCCAACGGTGTGGTTGATATTGGTGCTTATGAAGTCCAATTCACTAGCCAACCACCTATTAATACTGACACAGTAGTAACTAACACCAATGATTCTGGGGCAGGATCGTTGCGACAGGCTATTCTCAATGCCAATGCTACTGCTGGGGCGGATACGATTACTTTTGCGGGCGTGTTCACCGATGACACCCCAGATATCATCACCCT encodes:
- a CDS encoding glycosyltransferase family 4 protein, encoding MRIIHILNHVQEIGNGIVNVAVDLACLQAKSGYEVAVVSAGGEYETLLDIFGVKHYQLDQSRKPISMIKAVMRYRAIAAEFQPDIVHAHMMTGVILARIFKGNKYALISTVHNEFQRASLLMGLADRVIAVSKAVQDSMFRRGIPENKLRVVCNGTLGSPRTRQIQDYQPLPLQHPAIATVAGMYQRKGIAELIAAFEQIASDFPQAHLYLVGNGPDKQLFEAQAQATSVKERIHFEGFQPEPQRYLISCDIFVLASHRDPCPLVLSEARETGIAIVGTQVDGIPEALDNGQAGLLVPVKDSNALAGVLVQLLSNAEMLDEWKQRANKNLERLSVARVHQETLAVYGELITK
- a CDS encoding DUF3172 domain-containing protein, which translates into the protein MRRKTTGRSATTSKPSIFQSPMFNLFTIAIMGGVLILGIGIGIAFSSTTTLAPSNVASREFIDTKAPNPEICVQYGASAMVMDARLFVTLNPFNVYVAQPSMRPGCVIRQNNWALLEQRKLVTNDQVRDCKNRLNTFGFTGNLDSDKPDIRCIYQNEAAQNFFTAQPGAVGTPQETDRF
- a CDS encoding ABC transporter permease, which codes for MTSQRALLSGKRFKTSQLQIFLADTLTIFWGDWLDLRVRIVQVAASGLISPLIYILAFGLGLGSSIKPGSGISGNYDNYLEFILPGMVALSSMTISFGGTTFSICGDRLFSKTFEELLLTPIHPLALHIGKMLAGVVRGLMTSGSVILVALLLTGNWNFLNPLFLLLVVLNCSVFAGLGVIVGLSVRSLESVGLYNNFIIIPMSFLGATFFDPATLPAALKVVVYLLPLTYASIGLRAAAHLPLSQFPWYSIPILLVIAIALSLWGGYKFAHQQD
- a CDS encoding cation:proton antiporter; protein product: MSNFDLVIQLFLQLTVILVTCRIVTILGRRYLGQTDVVCEMIAGVMLGPSLLGLIAPDFQQWLFPKLPIITALGDKIPNPSMSILYAISQIGLAIYMFLIGLEFNTKLLKHHIKSASLLSAAGIITPFILGAIASFWFYHNGNFFQPKVTPWSAALYLGASMTITAFPMLARILYERGLAQTRFGTLALGAASVDDAVAWCLLAIVLASVKNSLSIAILAIGGGICYVLFAIFIGQPLLRAFTRMTKRDAGVNRQTLTLMLIILMFCAWFTDVTGIYAIFGAFVLGAVTPRGEFAQQIRQYTEFITTSFLLPIFFVFSGLNTQIGLVNTPTLWGITFLIIAIAILGKGIACMLAAKLAGENWRESATIGALMNARGLMELIILNIGLEQGIITPTLFTIMVIMAVITTLMASPLVAFLLHNTIYDNSSA
- a CDS encoding AMIN domain-containing protein, whose protein sequence is MDQGLKTRQFCQWRKQLFSISLLGFCAAIALETFTTAATPLAKLNKWRFSTKTQQLEITLSAGTTPRYFYLAQPPRLVVDLPNTKLGNVTTQQNYSGSIKSIRVSQLNENDTRIVLDLAPGTAFNPKQVKLQPVSPKNSTRWVLRPVISGKTAVVKPANSPPSPKKLPQPPTNLPVTTTNAQPPLLTVPPPSNELPSTITNNLGQPFVTVPPLTPNTSSQQPGLILPPPSFPNQPGNLNSIPPFGMSEFPVPTVPNVPDVQVIEFGQPLPKNR
- a CDS encoding cation:proton antiporter gives rise to the protein MHIVILVLVEVLIVIGLSRLVGLAFRSIKQPLVIGEIVAGIMLGPSLFGLIAPHLAVTLFPPETFPFLNVLSQVGLIFFMFLIGLELNPKYLNSQLEVAVLTSHVSILVPFSLGTLLAVVLYPLVSNASVSFTAFALFLGAAMSITAFPVLARIITENNLQGTRLGTLALTCAAVDDVTAWCLLAVAIAVARTGDFAGAIPTIIASIIYIGLMLTLGRWFLQGLVKHYLRAGRLSQLLLAGIYMGVVASALITELIGIHLIFGAFLLGAAMPKNEDLVRELAVKTEDFVLIFLLPIFFAYSGLRTQIGLLNRPELWFLCALVLGVAIAGKYFGTYVAARVSGISKREASALGWLMNTRGLTELIVLNIGLELGVISPLIFTMLVIMALVTTFMTSPLLEWTYPKKLIRLDVMEPELEAETDDTDTDDTAESVTYLRPYRILVPVANPSTQKGLVQLAVSIALNYRHPAIVNPLSLIEFEEDYAFESTPLEVDRLIAQRRHQLEELINTLEPLETRSYVHPIVRTSSNVARETSQIAALDQVDLILVGWHRPAFSSNRLGGKVGQILTTAPVDVAVFVDRGSDRLESLLVPYSANIHDDLALILALRLLINHETCMLQVLHVLPENRLKDELSYELDMMIEQLPSSVRDRIEIKIVQSPEPIQALIEASKSVDLTIAGTSRTWGIERQTLGRYTDQLAIQCRSSLLITRRYSQVTAHLTSMLPEISNQEEPALW